The Peromyscus maniculatus bairdii isolate BWxNUB_F1_BW_parent chromosome 3, HU_Pman_BW_mat_3.1, whole genome shotgun sequence genome segment ATGAGGATTGTTCTGTGATAAACTTACAGAACACAACTGGTGAACTTGTAACCTAAAGTGACTCTAGACCATTTGTTACTGTTTATGTAACAGTGAGTAATGGATCATCAGATTTCATTCAGGAAGAGAAATTTAGTACTCAAGCCAATGACTGCTTACTCTGATGAGAGTAGATTGGAATGCTTTTCAATTGGGAGcctaatttttcaaatttaaatgtaTGACTCCAAAATTTTATGTTGTTAACAAACATTTAACTTGGGGTAATCACCCTCCAGCAATTAGTGTTTCCGTTGTGAACAAAGTTACTTCCAGAACTCAGTGCAGAAGAGCCAGTGTCAAAAGCCTCAGCCCTGGGTGCAAATATGTCAGATGGCCTCAAAAGCCAAGGCCTTAAAGACTGTGATAAGGTACCTCAGGATGGCTTCATTTGAGAACAATTTTCCTTTTCCAGTTGAAAGTGCTTGTCCCTCCCAGCTCtactagtggagcctacacagcttCCTAGCTATGTCCAGACCACTGCTCTAGACCACACAAGGAAGCAGGGTGGAGTCATTGAGGAGGGCCCTGTGCAGAGAAATGCCCACCTGGCTGCTCCCTAGCGGCAGTCTCTTGAAAACTTAACAGGGAGTCAATCAGCTTTACTCTGCTTGGGACTATGGGATCAATGCTGCATCCTCGTATTTCAGCCGTGATCCTTTTCAACCAGGGTAGCAACTCTGAATACTTTGTAAATTGAACACAGCTAACCTGTTTTCAGCTCATCACAGTGTGCCAAGACTTGACTATGCAACTTTCCTTCTGTACcattccagcctccactgtgagGAACCCAGCAACTACAAGGAGCTCAAAGCTGTTTGCTCTTGAACAACCCAAACAGGGATGGGTTTTGCTCTGAACGCCATACCTGTTTGTGAATGTTTTCCTGGAAGCAAACTGGGCCTTGCTGGTTCAGTTGgtatggctggccagcaagcctccagGATTTCCCTCTCTCTGTATCTCAGTCACACCAGACTTTTTATGCAGGCTCTGAGTCCaaaccacattcttttttttttttcagctcaaaCTCATGTTTTAATGTTAATGAATATATGATTGTtccatatttcaaaataaaaagaaaatgaatctgtTTAATAATGACAACAGGAAATGTTTACAATACAGTATAAATAACTATTTTTGGTACAAAAGGTACTCATGAGATCAAAAGATGCAGAAATCATTACAATTAAAATATGActaaagaaaccaaaaagaagtgaaaggaaagagaagttagagataataaaaatatgaagcaTGAGAAATAGTTTGATAGcaatcataataaataaaataattcaatataAACCTGGACTAGAAAACTTTGTCTATTTTGTTTAATGATCCTCTCATAAACTACTTTGAATCAATATATCAGAATACACATGGAACATGCATATTTGCTTCTGGAAAACAAGGGCATTATGTTGATGAGCAAGTAAGTTTCCAAAGAAAGAGATACACAATTTACAAACTATATCATAAAAGATAAACAGACATGCTGGATGAGAAATGGAGAAACTACAATTATACAACCATAAAattcataaacataaatgtttaatatgaccaggcggtggtggcgcacgcctttaatcccagcactcaggaggcagaggcaggcgaatctctgtgagttcgaggccagcctggtctacaaagcaagttccaggaaaggcgcaaagctacacagagaaaccctgtctcgaaaaacaacaacaacaaaaaaatgtttaatatgaaAACAGAATACTACTAAATCTGATCATTTtaacaaagaaatgaacaaaattgtAATTAGAATAGATTGTTTAAATGCATCATCTTAAAGGATGGGCACCAGATGCCGCAAATCCTCTGAGCAAAAATGAAAATAGTGAATCAGTAACGGTTTGTGATCAGTCTCAGTGTTATAATCGATCAAGACTGAACTGTAACCCTGCCCTTAAAAGTTTAAGTGGGGAAAATCCACTTAAACACTAACTTTTTATCAAGTTGTTGTTTTACAAAATAACATTAAATCTTGGTTTCTGGACACTTTCTGTACCACTCTCAAGCTGAAGTGTCATCCCACATCATTGAATGTTTGTGGGGTgttatattgttgttgttttaagcctGGTAACATCTGTATTTAAAAATCCAAGTTGTCATCCTGTCTGAGAggttcttctctccttgtctgtTTCAGGTAAAGGGTCTGTGGTAAAAAACGTGGCTCACCAACGAATGCCATCCAAAGTCTGATTTTGAACAACTTGTCAATTGAAGAAGCGCTTGACCCTCCTGAAAGGGTTGCTGTCCTTGGCATTTCCACAGCTTTGATATGGAGGGTGTTTCTGACTCAGGGATATCCCCAGCACAGAAGAGAGTAGCTCATGCTTGGAACCATTGGGTACATAAGTGCACAGTGTGTGAGGAATGCTATAAGTGCCTGCAGTCCCTGAAAAGCAGGTTCCATCAAGACCAGGTTCTAGCTCCTTGGTTCCTAACTCCAGTGTTTGGAAGTATGGCTGGATATGCGGTAAACACTTGGAAAATATCTGTGGAAACCAAGTACATCGATGGTGGTGCCATTGTTCTAGGTTTCAGAGCAACCCTTAGCCTTTATATCATGTTATTTGGTGATTAATGGAAATGAAAGTTTGCCTTAAGACCCTGATAGAAGGAAGAGACTGttaactttacacacacacatacacacacacacacacacacacacacacacacacacacacagactcactcaCGCAAGTTCTCATTCCACACCTGAAAGGcttattcagaaaagaaagccatTAGGAAACCTTTACAAGAACATGCTGATTTACtctatgtggtggtaatctaattgtactgaattattattttgattgtatgttaataaataaagttgtctgggagtcagagctattagagccatagcaagagtgtggcggtggtggcacacgcctttaatcccatagatatctgtgtgttcagggtcagagctattagagccatagcaagagtgtggcggtggtggcacacgcctttaatcccataagatctctgtgtgttcagggatacagtcagcattggagacatatgcctttaagacctagggggctgtacattcagacagtgacgaggcagtcatgtgtttgggtttacaaccaatgagaaggcagaacaacatactttaaaaaaacaaaccgacaggaagtaggtctcttttcgcgaagctgggacagcaggaggaagggtgagattttagctctgagctctgacttctcggctctctcttttacattgtttctgtgtttcttatttaataagaccgttggttacatctacaactctaGCCTTTGAATCATCTCAATGTAGACATGGCAGGGTGTTCCTACTGCCTCTTCTCACTCCTTGGTAGTAAGTATCTCAGGGCAGGTGGTAAGTCAAGATCTTGCTGACATAGAGTTATTAAACACCCGTGGCCATGGAGCATTGCCTGGGAAGCATAGTGAGACTCGGTGTTTGGGGCACCATTTCAAATCAGGATGAGGTGTATTTTCAGAGACCAATGTGGACGTATAAATCACCACCTAAACACTTCATCTGGTCTTGGGCAGCCTCCCTCAGTGAGCTGACTGCTTTTTATAGAAGATGAACTAATTAGTTTTGACACCAGCCTTGTGGATTTTCAGGCTGTTGAATGATGATTGTCAAATTGGCCTGCCTATTTGCAGCACTGTACCCTGATAGAACATGTTCTCCAGGTACTTTTCACTAATAATTAATGTGCTCACTGGATGCCTAACTCTGTCATACTTGTCTTTAGTCTGAACTTTGTAATATACTATTTTTGTGAGCTGTGAGGGTCCATATCTATATATTTCACTTTTGTGGCATGCCTCATAAGTCATTCTGTATTCTCCCAAGGTTCGCAAAGATCCAGCAAGGCAGGCTTTTGCAGTACAAAGAGGAAACTTACCATCTAATCCCTTGCTTCTGGGAGACTTGGCCTCCACAAGCTAAGCATTTCCTGGTAACACAAATGATAGCAGCTGTTCCCTCCTCCTTTAGGAAGTCCTGTGTGCTCTTACTAATTACGTGGTTTGGCAGGAGCCCTTCCTCCTCTGTATCTTCCCTCTCACTCCTTACCTTAGGTGTACCAGAGCCGGTCTCTGCAAGCAAAGGTCAGGAAAAAGGAAGGCCTGGCTTTCTGTTCTGAGTGTATATGCACAGGAACATAAgcatacacatgcctttaaccctaaataagacacgACTTTGCACACTAGTAGAAAGGGTACAAATAGTgaagacaccaccaccaccacaggaaACAGCAGTTTTCACTGAGTGTCTGGCAGTGAGGGCCACCAGGAGACTAGCATCTGGGTAAAAGCAGCGAGGAGCAGTAGACAGCGGCCTAGGCTTTGCAGGCAGTGATGCCCAGCTTCCCATTGACCTCAACTCCTCCATTTCTCACTTAGCAGATGGAGATAGTACCTCTTACTGCCGTgaaatatgcatgcaataactTAGTTCAGCAAATGACTCTCATCTACTGCCCTGTCATGTGAATCTCAGGTACTGACTAAATTTATAGCCTCTGGAATCTTCTTTGATTCCAGTTATTCTTACTAAGAGAGGAGATGAGCAGAAGAGATGATCCTGAGAATTACTAGAGATCTTTTAATGCAAAACATGATCGTCTTCATTGGAAAGAATTAAAGGATCTGCCCAGGAAGCAAAACATTGACTAGATGGCTCAGCGTACCTGCAGGCCATGAGTGGTACCACAAATCAGAGTTAATACAAAAAGGATCAGGAGACTGGAGGGAAGGAGATCTGGAAAGCATGTTTCTCTTACTTGGATTCAGATGCCTCTGGAATGACTGGAAGAGGTGGGATCGTAGTTTGAACTGTGAACAAACAAGTCTCTGTCCTCAAGTGTAATTTTATGGATGGGATGTTGACATCACTCCTATTTGTGTTGggcaagaaaaggaaggaagggaagagaaggagagagagacatgggGAGAAAAgaggcagcgggggggggggggggggcgggggcggcggaGGAAAAGATGTAGGGatggggggaaggaaagggaagggagaaatcaaAGGTTAGGAGGAAGAGCAAGGGGAAGGTGGGGGTAAAAAAAGACAAAGCTAGTCCAggcgaagagagggaagagggattctgtaatctaggggcatcaagatcatgatggggagacCTACGGAGACAGTTAGTGGGAACGCACAGACTTTAGACAGACAGatgtggagtctccatgggactggacgaggccctctgcatatggtagacagttgtgtagcttggtctgcttaaggggcccctagcagtgggatcgggatctatccctgatgcatgaactGACTtcttggagcccattacctatggtgggacaccttgtactgCCTTGATGCAACAgagagggtcttggacctgcctcaaccaaatgtaccaggctttgctgactccccattgtgACTCCCTTACCTTTTTCAGAGCAGGGGATGAGAGGGTAGGTGGTGGGGAGTggaaagagggatgagaggggaacctgtggttggtatgtaaaatgaataaaaagacaaAGCTGAGATTCATTGAGCCAGGGATGTCCAAGGAGAGTGCCAAAGGGAGAGCTGAAGTTCCTCTTCAGTGTCCCGGCCAGGATAACTGCATGTTTGCCTTCCATCATTTCCTGAGCACTCATGTCTTCCCTAACTTCCTAACATTCCACTTAGCCTTTGCAGAGTTGTTGATTAATAATGTGATCAGGCTGACTTTTGGCTGTCCATTATGAAAACACAGGAGCCAGTGCTGCCATCTGCTTTGCGTATCAATGAATCCAGGGAAATAGCCACCTGGGAATCGTTCCCCAAACCTGTCGCATACTTCCCAAAGAGCCTCTTTAGAAAGTTCTTTGACTTGATACTCCTGAAAGAGATTTGGCCAGAGTTTCTTGGGCATGAAGAAAGAAGGCATGAACCTTTTGGTGTGAGAACataatgattttaatatttagCAATATTACATACATAGCCAGCAGCTGTATTAACTCACAGAAAAATAttagtttctctttaaaaaaaaaaaaaagaaaaaactttaatCTAAGGTTATTGGGATTACAAAAATAATAGCACATTTCTCTAAATGATTTGAGTTCAGTCACAGAGACTCCAGAGATGCAAAGAGATCTTCCGAGGCTTCTGCCCATACGAActtatgacattaaaaaaaaaaagtttattttcatatttacagATGAAACATGCCAATTGTGTCTTAAAATTCCCTTTGGAATTCCAAAGTGACACTATCTTTGAAGTCGGGGAATATTTCAAATTAAAGAAGGCATTTTGGAAACAGCTTACAATGCACCTCAGGTCACACCACTAAGCACTTCCGGGTCCTCTTCTACAGACCATTCTATCTCAGAGCGTCGGGAACTTCCACCTACAAAAACAGGGGATTGCCTTTCAATGAAGCAACAAGCATGTTAAAGTAAATCCCCATCATCATCACTGCCACCCATAGGGTTTACCTTTAACAGTATTCCCCGAGGGGAATTTGGATGTAGATTGTGATCACCATGTGGCATCCACATTTATAAATTTGGTGGTGAATCACTTGCAGTTTTGTGGTGAAAATTCTGACAAGTGATGAATCTTTTTAGATGCAGATaactctttgttttgttcttaattgGGAAAAATCAGAATTTTTGTATGTTGGGGTGTCATAAAATGATCCTGGCTGAGACAACAAGTTGACACGAATGGAAATGTGTTCATTCTCTCACTCAATGTACCCGCTCCTGATGCTGACACTGGGCACACTTGCTCTCACAGGCACGAATATCTAAAAGATCAGTAAGAATGTGGAGAGGTGGGTTTGGTAGCACCCATCCATGGAGGCTGATTCACTGAAGGTCAGATCTGCAGTGACTTACCCTCCGGAGCTGTCTTATGCTGCTCCCCCGAATAGCTTCCATGAGGTTCTCGTGAGCTGATCTCTGTGGGGTAGAGGGTCGCGAGCCGTCTTCCGTTTTCTTCTCCTGCACTGACCTCAGAGAATTCTTTATTTCCTTTAGGATATTGTTGGGCTGTTTCTTaacctttttcccttttttcttacGCTGTCCATTTTGTAGGGCCCGCTGGGCACTTTCCTGTTGTTTAATGACTTCTGCGATGTTTCTGGTGATGAGCTTTTTCTctggaagtggaggaggagggggaggaggaggaggaggaggaggcagcatatggggagggggagggggagggggaggggctacAGGAGATGAGGGTCTGCTTCTCCCAGTGTGGACTTTCTTGGAGACTTTGGGAGATGACCAGGGAGATTGCCTGGGAGATGCATACGGAGAAGAGCCTGGCGTCCCTCTTTGCCAGACTTTGGTCCTGAGGGTTGCTCCTCCATCATACCCCTCCTGCTGTTTTTGCTCCTGCATGCGCTTTTGCCTCTGTTTATCCATATTCCTTGTTAAAATACTCGTCATACTCATTCTTGGTCCTGGGAGCTCAAAATGGTAGCCCAGCCTCAACAGCGTGGTGTTCTCCTTAAGCAGCTTGACAATCTCCATCTCCACCTGGGAGCCCATGATGTGCCTCTGGTTGTGGAAGCGCAGCTCGGTGAGCACCGTGTTGTGCTGCAGGGCTCTCATGATGGCCAGGATCCCCTTGCCTGTGATGAAGTTGGACTCCACGTTGACACTGGTGATGTGTTCATTGACCTTGAGCATTTCTGCAATGGCGATTGCCGCAGCATCATCGGCATGTGTGTTGGCCAGACTGAAGGACTTCACTACCGTGTTCTCCTTGAGAGCATCAGCAAAGCGGGATAGGGTCGGTGTGGTGATGTTCTCGATATTGTTTAGATTGACTTCTGTTGTGTCAGGgtcattgtttttaatcttttccaGAGCATCCTCAATGACAGTGGGATTTCCACAGGGGTGAAGGGCAGCTGGCGACTCTGTGTTCCTCTGTGTTCCTCCACTGTTGCCATTggttaaatttatattttctatttgacTTTTAAATGTCTTTGGCTTAGCGTTATCCGAATTAACACTATTGTGCTTTACAGTTCCATTAATATGTTTTGTGGCTTCCGTTGTAGTTTCCTCTTCCTcgctgtcttcctcttcctcttcttcctcttcctcttgagactcctcttgttcctcctcctcctcttctgtacaTACCTCCTCAGAGACTTCGCTGTTGCTTTCTGTGAATATTAGTTCTTCCTCGCTCTCTTCCTTGTCTTCTTCTGCAACCTGAGGAGTAAGCGTATTGACACCATTAATGCTTTCACTGGAAGCACACTTAGCAGTTGACAAAGGTAACATAAGTACCACAAAGGTCAGTAGTGAACAGGATTAGCAAGCCTTTGCTTCTGACCTCATCTCTAGTTCAAGTGGCCAAGGTCAACATTTTGTTGCATAACCACTCACAGCTTTTCTGTAAACATTTGTCTTCTACAAAATAGCAGGCATTTATTGGATAAATACATGTGATCATTTTTCTAGTTTGAACACATAAGTCAGAGCTTCAGCTTTGGaaaaattttcaacattttaGGCCTAGCAAGATGTCTCAACGGATGAAACGTACTCGCAGCATAAGCCCCTGGGTCCTTAGACCTGCATGTGtgccataaataaaataatataataaaataagaaaacttcACTATGTTGGCTTTCATGACtcattttgtttcagttttgcaAATCTATACCTCTGAAATCAGTGCGCTGTCCTTCTCTATTTCTTCACACCAAACAagtatgacaaaaataaacaatatggTAATGAATTCCCTGTCCTTAATTTTCACCAGGCctgttggcacacacctgtcatcctggCTAACTGGGAGCCTGAAGCAAGCAGGTAATGAGTTCAAGGATTGTCTAGGATAGagagagttcaaagtcagcctaggcaacttagggagtctctgtctcaaagagAGGGCCCTGGGCTGGGAACATAGCCGAGCAACAGAGTGTTTATTCCCCAAATGTTCAGTCCATTGCAGATGTGACCAAGGCAAGTGCCCCCTGTCCTGTTTGTCTCCATGTAGAGAAGCAGATGCGGTTTGCTCCTCTAGCATTTGTCTGTTGTGTGATGACACCCAGCACAAGAATGTGGAAAGGCCACACTCCCATAGAGCTGCTGAGCAGGGCAGATCAAAACCTGTTCtttggaaaaacaacaaacaaagcccTGGGTGGAAGCCATGGTAAAACATGTCAGCCTGCAGAAGACTAGGCTCCCTAGATCCCAGCGAGCAGTGTGCATTAGCAGGCAGCAGCAGAAAAGTTCAAAGCAGGTATTTGCCCGGCCTAACGCTTTAAACTTATGTAGCACGCATCCATTGTAAAAGGCTTTCAGGTAAACAAGATTTGACTCTAGCTTTGTCACTTCTGTTCACTAGTCCCTCTGCACAGACGCCCAAGAGACTGCTTTCTCCTCTTCGTGTTATATTTTATTAGCAAAAGCCTTGGAAGTGCTGAAAGTGTCTGTTTTTCCCTTACCCTCGTGAGTCCTCCTTATCTCTtttgaagccagaggccttgCTTCCCCCCACAGCCTCTGCACtggaagcactttttttttttaaacttcaaggGGTGTTGCTGTCTGaggcatgtgcatgtggatggAGCTTTGGAAAACACTGTGTTGGTCTCCAGGTTTGTCTGCCCAGTTGCTGTCACAAAATAGCTTCCAGTTAGCTACACTTGTTTGGAGTGGCAGGCACCAAGTGATGGCCTGGGAAAGGGTCAGCCTCTCCTGGGATGACCTGTCCAGTCTCAATTTACTTGGTGTATTAGAAgaagggagggtgtgtgtgtgtttgtgtgtgtgtgtgtgtctgtcgtctgtctgtctgtctgtctgtctgtcaaagGGTTGTAGGGACAGGAGTTATAACTCAGTGATATAAAATGCCATGCAAAGAAGTGGATCAGTTGACAGAGTTCAGACATTCCCACTGAAGTCCCTTTGCTTTGTGTAAATTCTTCTAAGTGGAGTTCCCATTATCTATCTAAGGGTGCGTACTGTACCTGCCTGTTTTCTGGCCTGTCTCAAAATCCAGAGTTGCTGCCATTTATACAACCATAAAATCTCATCTTTTTTTAGTAAAGTACTTTAGTCTCTCTCTACAAAAGCTGCTCCCCTTCAAAATACAGCTGAAAATCTTGTAAGTTCTCTAGCAATGATGTGAGCTGTCATGTAATATCTAATGAGGCCTCTTCTGGGAGGGCTTCTTTAACAtgacacttcttccaataagctACGGCTCACACTTTAACTGCTTGTCCACCATTTTCTCAATAGACAGTTTAAAGTGGGCAGAGACCTCAATCTGTTTTCTCACCTAGCACAGTGCTTTGCATGTTATGGAGGCTcagtaaacatttatttactgGGTAGATGAACTAAGTTGACATTGGTTATCAGTGTCTCATAGGACCATACCTAGAAGAAGACACTGATACAGTCAGGTGGGCTAAGGTGACCAAGTCTCCCAGCTGTTTGCTCAAGCCTGAGGGCTTTACCAGGATAAAAGAATTTCCTAAAGCAGGCCAGGGCAATCTGAGATTGTTGATCACCCCCAGGAAGGGAGCATATGGGAGAAAAATCCCagcaaagggaaagggaaaggtaggATGGCCCATAGGCCAATCCCCGCTCCTTTATGGATCAGTCCTACACTGGAGGGGAGTGGTCAATGGTTACCCATGTCTGCTGCTTTGGACTTAGTTCTGGTTCTTTGGTGAACGGGGGTGGGAAGGTGACATAGAGGAAGAGGTGGCAGATGAGGTGGGAGGGACCGAGCAGATGGAATGCAAATGCTGGTGAACGTGGAGAGTAAACAGCAACAAGAAGGAGACAACCAGCCTCTTCTGATTATCTCCACAGCACCATCATCATGTCCATAAGGAAGCAAGAGGCTTGACTTTCAGCTCTGGTCCTAGTTTTCCCTACAAAGAGCTGGGTGACTTTAGACAAATCACTAAACCTTTCTGGGTGTCAAGAAATTGTGTGATTCTTTATAGTCCTAAGGTTAGCACGTATCCTAATCGCCAGATGGAGTTAGACCACAGCTGGTTAGGCCTACCCTGATAGTTTCCCTCCTGAAGAGGCTTAGAAGTTGTGCCTTTTGAAGTACCAGACCATGTTCCTCCTGCTGGGCAGGCACCTACACATCTGAAAAACCGCCTTCCTGCCCAGAGTCTCTAGTTTCAACTGCAACTTGACTGACAAGTTTACCCTCACACAAGTTCCTTCACTTTTCCTGGTCCCAGCTCTCAAGTGATGAAAGGTAAGACGAGATGAGATA includes the following:
- the Lmod2 gene encoding leiomodin-2, translating into MSTFGYRRGLSKYESIDEDELLASLSAEELKELERELEDIEPDRNLPVGMRQKSLTEKTPTGNFSREALMAYWEKESQKLLEKERLGECGKVAEEDKEESEEELIFTESNSEVSEEVCTEEEEEEQEESQEEEEEEEEEDSEEEETTTEATKHINGTVKHNSVNSDNAKPKTFKSQIENINLTNGNSGGTQRNTESPAALHPCGNPTVIEDALEKIKNNDPDTTEVNLNNIENITTPTLSRFADALKENTVVKSFSLANTHADDAAAIAIAEMLKVNEHITSVNVESNFITGKGILAIMRALQHNTVLTELRFHNQRHIMGSQVEMEIVKLLKENTTLLRLGYHFELPGPRMSMTSILTRNMDKQRQKRMQEQKQQEGYDGGATLRTKVWQRGTPGSSPYASPRQSPWSSPKVSKKVHTGRSRPSSPVAPPPPPPPPHMLPPPPPPPPPPPPLPEKKLITRNIAEVIKQQESAQRALQNGQRKKKGKKVKKQPNNILKEIKNSLRSVQEKKTEDGSRPSTPQRSAHENLMEAIRGSSIRQLRRVEVPDALR